Proteins from a single region of Mytilus trossulus isolate FHL-02 chromosome 2, PNRI_Mtr1.1.1.hap1, whole genome shotgun sequence:
- the LOC134706923 gene encoding uncharacterized protein LOC134706923, whose protein sequence is MSEDTKKILQKFFVTLRNNVNATAIYREVWGLTQFDRESITITQKTNTEAVDKLVDIVGSRSTRSFVSFVDALKKNGHTEIADNILLEAKQNYPHIHRALHSVLVLPTATVPPSSNTQYNQTKKCVENQAYSNAQTTPNVRNDQNNIRHAQHEAAATQDTEDSDSENESCTFTLDTKLSQIPYTYVEAWEEELRENKQWKKLATKMNLSYRTVKELEKEEDPVDNFFERHCSKLTIKRFLNYLTKASLTSVLAMVRKHVDESEDNFGVQQTPLQEEGNNAPVLAELSNDTHGIVPQMNCLNPDDSITDNTQIPCNDNKPPSPPISKSTNIGSVSNNESSVNIANVDYLTIYTIQGHPESSLSDKDGPTKPAELEKNILVADKEEDNRWKTKQRFGNEFPDTETMRSRDQSPPLQELNIKEDTILAEPENIKEKYHDQWCENLLDKGRMNETSEDSLSSPLPSKSDAQQLLHTQPESIGEKAKKHPAEKDCNEMLMDAGIPRRSENTCRNIHDSIPDADSVVE, encoded by the exons ATGTCGGAAGATACCAAgaaaatattacagaaatttTTTGTTACCCTTCGTAACAATGTAAATGCTACAGCAATTTATCGCGAGGTTTGGGGTCTGACACAATTTGACAGAGAGTCAATTACTATCACACAAAAGACAAACACCGAAGCTGTTGATAAATTGGTGGATATCGTTGGAAGCAGAAGCACTCGTAGTTTTGTCAGTTTTGTTGATGCACTTAAGAAGAATGGCCATACTGAGATTGCCGACAATATCTTATTGGAAGCGAAACAGAATTATCCACATATTCATCGTGCTCTCCATTCAGTTCTCGTATTGCCAACAGCGACAGTGCCACCTTCTAGTAATACGCAATATAACCAAACAAAGAAATGTGTAGAAAATCAAGCCTATAGCAACGCACAG aCTACCCCAAATGTAAGAAACGATCAGAACAATATACGACATGCACAACATGAGGCCGCAGCTACCCAAGACACAGAAGATAGTGACTCTGAGAACGAATCTTGTACTTTTACACTTG ATACTAAACTGAGCCAGATACCGTATACATATGTTGAGGCATGGGAGGAAGAATTGCGCGAAAACAAACAGTGGAAAAAGTTGGCCACGAAGATGAATCTCAGCTACCGGACTGTAAAAGAATTAG AGAAAGAAGAAGATCcagttgacaatttttttgagCGTCATTGTTCAAAGCTTAccattaaaagatttttaaactACTTGACAAAGGCTAGTCTGACCAGTGTTCTAGCTATGGTACGAAAGCATGTGGATGAAAGTGAAG ACAATTTTGGCGTCCAGCAAACACCTTTGCAAGAGGAAGGAAATAACGCACCTGTTCTAGCAGAACTTTCTAACGACACGCATGGAATTGTACCACAGATGAACTGTCTAAATCCAGACGATAGTATAACAGACAACACACAGATCCCATGTAATGACAACAAGCCTCCCAGTCCCCCTATCTCAAAGAGTACGAATATTGGAAGTGTGTCAAATAATGAATCATCTGTCAACATCGCAAATGTTGATTACTTAACGATTTACACAATACAAGGACATCCTGAAAGTTCTTTGTCAGATAAAGATGGACCTACGAAGCCCGCGGAGCTCGAAAAGAACATATTGGTTGCCGACAAAGAAGAAGATAATCGCTGGAAGACGAAACAACGATTTGGGAATGAGTTTCCAGATACTGAAACTATGCGGTCTAGGGACCAATCCCCACCATTGCAAGAGTTAAACATCAAAGAAGACACCATCCTAGCGGAACCTgagaatataaaagaaaaatatcatgatCAATGGTGTGAAAATTTGCTGGATAAAGGGAGAATGAATGAGACATCGGAAGATAGTCTTAGTTCACCTTTACCAAGCAAATCAGATGCACAACAGTTATTGCATACCCAACCTGAGAGTATTGGCGAAAAAGCAAAGAAACATCCCGCCGAGAAGGACTGCAATGAAATGCTTATGGATGCTGGCATTCCGAGAAGAAGCGAGAATACATGCAGAAATATACACGACTCTATACCAGACGCCGATAGTGTAGTGGAATAG